The following is a genomic window from Thiohalomonas denitrificans.
CGGGACATGTCACCCACTTCGTGGGAATCAACGAGGACATCACGGAACGCAAAAGGCTGGAAAAGCAGATTTGGCGCCAGGCCAACTATGACGAACTCACCGGGCTGGTGAACCGCCACCTTTTGCTCGATCGGCTGGAGCATCGGCTGCATCAAGCAAAACGCGATCAGGAACGCTTCGCGCTGCTATTCATGGACCTGGATGGTTTCAAAGAGGTGAACGACACGCTGGGCCACGACGCCGGCGACGAGTTGCTGCGACAGGTGGCCAATCGTCTACTGAGTTGCGTCCGAGACGGTGACACCGTCGCACGAGTCGGCGGTGATGAATTCACGGTGATCCTGCCCCGACTCCATGGGCCTGAAGCCGGGGTGCGCGTGGCGGAGAAAATCCTCGCCGCCCTGGCCCATCCATTCACCGTCAGGGACAAGGCCCTCTCCACCTCCGCCTCCATTGGCATCGCCAACTACCCCGATGACGGAGAGGACGCCGCCACCCTGATGATGAATGCCGACCGGGCCATGTATGCAGTCAAGCATCGGGGGCGCAGCGGTATCATACGGTTCTGCGATTTGAAGAAGAACTGAGGTCTCCCTTCCCCGGTTTGGATCTTCCGCTCTGTCGCTCTACTGCTCCAGGCGATTGCGGGCAGCGGTAACGGCCTTCAGGATCACCGCGCCACGCTCACCCGCACTCTTGATGTAGCTGTCACGCACGGGCATTGCGGCATCCCGAAATACTTCACGCTCCTCCTCGACCAACCGTACCACCTGGATATCGCTCTCCTCGCGGATGGTCTCCAGACGCTCCCGGTTGAAGCGCTGCTGCAGCTCGAAGATCTCTTCGTCCAGCTCCGCACGTACCGATTCCACCAACTCCCGATCCGACTCGCTCAGACCGGCCAGAAAGTCCGGGTTGGCCACCAGGGTGGAGACGAACGGCAGGTGGTTGGCAAAGGTCAGCACCTCCTGCACCTCGTAGAAGCTCATCTCCTCAATGGCGAATATCGGATTCACCTGTCCATCGATCATGTTCAGCTGAAGCGCACCATAGACCTCGGAGTAGGGCATGGGCGTCGGATTGGCACCGTAGGCCTGGTACGCCTCCACGAGCAGTGGCGACGGCATGGTACGGATCTTGAAGCCCTCGAAGTCGGACGGGCTACGCAGCGGCCGGTCTCCGGTCCAAACCATCCAGCCTTCCTGAACGATACTGAGCAATTCCAGGTTTCGTTCCCGATAAGCCTCACCGAGCAGACGCTTCAGTTCGCCGCTGCCGGTAAAGATCTGCTGGTTTACCTGCTCATCATCCGAAAACAGAAAGTGCAGCGAAAAGACCTGCACCTCGGGAACGACCGATCCCAGGTGGCCCGGGGAGGCAAAGGCGAATTGCAGGGCTCCATTCTGCACCTGTTCCGTCAGCTGGGCGGAAGAGCCGAGGGCACCGTAGGGATAGACATTGACCTTGATGCGACCTTCGCTGCGCTCTTCGATCAACGCCTTGAAGCGTTGCGCGTAGGCATCCTGTACGCTGCCCTCCACCTCCTCCAGAGCAAACCGGATCTGCGGCTCGCCGGAGCAGCCGGCCACCAGGAACACAACCGTAAAAAGCAGAAAAAATCGTCGCATGGGTAATCCATTCCTTATTCGCTAATTCAGATGTTCACCGCAAAGACGCAAAGGCCGCAAAGAAAAGCTGTGGATTAGCAGCGCATCGGCACACTTGCGCTCGAGGTTAACGGCCTCTCGCTTTGCGCTCTTGCGTCTTTGCGGCGAAGCCGTCAAATCACACTAACACAGAAACCCCGGGGCTGCCTTGCAGCCACTGTTGGTGAAATCGCGGCGATAGGCCGCTATCCTTGTAGGCCGATTTCCATGATAGATGTTCCCGTGACCGACCGTCTTTTACCTTTGATCACAAAAGCCGATCGCCTGCTGGAGGCGTTTGAACGGCTGGTACTGAGTGCCGGCATCCTGCTTATGGCCGCGGTGAGTATTGCCAATGTGGCATCACGGAATCTGTTAGGTCAGAGCTTCACTTTCGTGGAAGAGCTCAACCAGATCCTCATGGTACTGATCACCTTTGTGGGTATCGGCTACGGGGTGCGCCACGCCCGTCATATCCGCATGTCGGCGCTCCACGACCAGCTCAAGGGCACGACACGCAAGGCACTGATGGTGATCGTCTCCCTGGGAACCGGGCTCCTTCTGCTGGTGCTCGCCTGGTACGCAGTCCAGTATGTCATCGGCGTCCACCGCACGGGGAGCGTGACCCCGGCAATGCGGATCCCGCTCTACCTGATCTATGCCTGGGTGCCAGTGGGCTTCGTGATCGGAGGGATTCAATACCTGCTGGCCGCCTGGCGCAATCTCACCACGCCGGGTGTATACCTCTCGTTTCAGCAGAAAGAGGCCTATGAGCCGCCGGCCGGAGGGGAAACCTGATGGTATTCCTGCTGTTCGGCGTAATGATCGTGCTGCTATTCATGGGGTTCCCCATGATGATACCGCTCATTGCCGCCGCCCTGGCCATGATGTGGGTCTATTTCCCGTTCACCGATCCGGCCATTCTCATCCAGCAGATGATTGGCGGTGTGAGTCCGGCGGTGCTGACGGCGGTGCCCATGTTCATCTTTGCCGCCGACATCATGACCAAGGGGCACACCGCCGACCGCCTGCTGGACCTGGTGATGCGCTTCGTGGGCCACGTACGCGGCGGGCTTCCCATCACCACAGCACTCTCCTGCACACTGTTCGGGGCGGTCTCCGGCTCCACCCAGGCGACGGTGGTGGCCATGGGGGGGCCGCTGCGGCCCAAACTGCTGGAAGCGGGTTATCGGGACAGCTTCGCCATCGCGCTGATCATCAACGCCTCGGACATCGCACTGCTGATCCCGCCGAGCATCGGCATGATCATCTACGGGGTCGTGTCGGGCACCTCGGTGGGGGAACTGTTCATCGCCGGTATCGGCCCCGGACTGCTGGTGTTGGTGCTCTTCTCGACATACGCCTACGTTATTTCGCGGATACAAAAGGTGCCGGTACAAGCGCGTGCCGGCTGGGGATTGCGCTGGCAGGCAGTCAAGAAGGCCGCGCTGCCCCTGGGCTTCCCGGTGATCATCATCGGCGGCATCTACAGCGGGATCTTCAGTCCCACCGAGGCGGCCGCCGTATCGGTGCTCTATGCGCTGATTCTGGAGCTGTTCGTGTTCCGCGCGGTAGCCTTCAGGGAGTTGCCTTCCCTGGCGCTCTCCACCGGACTGATTACCGCGGTGGTATTCATCCTTGTGGCGGCAGGCACGGCCTTTTCCTGGACCATCTCCTTCGCCCAGATTCCGGACCAGCTTCTCGGTGGCCTGATCGCCGAAGCGGCAGGCAATCCCCAGCTGGTACTGGCGGTGATCGCGGTGGCGTTCTTCGTCGGCTGCATGTTCGTCGACCCCATCGTAGTGATCCTGATCCTCACCCCGATTTTTGCACCGGTGGTGGATCGGGCCGGTATCGACCCCGTGCTGGTGGGCACCCTGGTGACGCTGCAGGCGGCCATCGGCTCCGCCACGCCACCATTCGGCTGCGACATCTTCACGGCCATGGCCATTTTCCGGCGGCCCTACCTGGAGATCATCCGCGGCACGCCGCCGTTCATCTTCATGCTGCTGATCGCCAGTGTGCTACTCATCGCCTTCCCTTCGATCGCCCTGTTCCTGCGGGATTTGGCATTTCGATAAAAGGTAGGAGCGACTTTAACCACAGAGGGCACAGAGAAGAAAAACGAAGATTCAGTGATTGAGAGCCCGCGCTGGGGTGGTGCGAAGGGCCATCGCGGCGAAGCGCCGCTCCCACGGCCCGGCGCCTTTCCACTCGTGCATTCCTCTGTGTTCTCTCGGCAACTGCTCCATGCGTTGCTCTACCTCCTGCATCTGACCCACATGGACGTGGGAAATGCAGAAGAATTGCAGGGAGCAATTCCTGCCATGCAGTCGTGTGGTGATCCCTTCAAGGCCGCTGCAGACTGGCCTCGACCTCGTCGCGTTTGGCCTTGCCGGCGAGCAGCTCGACCAGGTGGAGGGCGAAGTCCATGGCGGTTCCGGGTCCGCGGGAGGTGACCACCTTGCCATCCTGCACCACCGGATCCTCAAGGTAGGTGAGGTTGGAGAACTCCATTGTGTCGATAAAGCCGGGGAAGCTGGTCGCCTGTCTGCCGGTCAGCAGTCCGGCATTGGCCAGGACCTTGGGTGCGGCGCAGATGGCGGCAATGTATCTCTCCTTGCTGGCCATCTTCTTCAGCAACTCGCCGATCCGGGGATCATTGTCGAGCCGCTCAGCTCCGGGAGCGCCGCCCGGCAGGACCACCATATCGAAATCGTGCGCTAGCGCCTCAGTCAGGGTGGTATCCGGGAGCAGGGTGACGCCCCGGGAGGCCTTTACGGGACCCTCGGTCAGGCCGGCGGTAAGCACATCAATCCCGCCGCGAACCAGCAGGTCGATGATGGTTACGGCTTCGAGTTCTTCGCAGCCCTCTGCGAGCGGTACAAGGACGCTTGCCATTGCTCGATACTCCGTTCGTTGCGTCGGTGGATGAGTTCGGAGACCGGAACCAGCCGGATACCCTCAGCTTCTAGCTGAGGCAGCAGTTTTTGCAATGCTTCGATGGTCTCGGGATAGGGATGGCCGATGGCAATCGCGGCACCGGTTTTTCCGGCAATGGCGATGGCTTTCCGGAACTGCCGCGCAATCGCATCGTGGTCCCGGACATTGTCCAGAAAAACGTCGCGGTGGGTTACCGACAGACCGTACTCCTCGGCGATGGGAACCGCCACGCTGCGCCGGTCCGTACGACTGTCCACGAAGTAGAGGTCACCCGTTGCCGCCAGTTCAGCCATCAACCAGCCCATGTGACCCGGATGACGGGTCAGCAGACTGCCCATGTGGTTGTTGACGCCCCGCACGTGAGGAACGGACTTCAGGCCGTCCAGCAGCGTACGACGAAACGTCTGATGGGTCATATCGAGGGTGAGACCGCCGGGACCGAGGGGATCCCTGTTCATCGAATCCATCGGCAGGTGGAGCATGACCTCTTTACCCAGGCTGTGTGCCAGACGTGCCAGGGACCGCGAGTGCGGGGTATGGGGGAGAAGCGCGAAGGTAAGCGCCCCTGGAAGTCGAATCACACGCCGACCCTCCGGCAAACGGTCGCCAAGGTCATCGATGATGATGGCTATGCGCGGAGCGTCATCGGCACTTGCGGAAAACGAAATGGCCGCGCCCAAAAGCGCGGCCATCAACGTGCGAAACAGCAAACTGAACTCTCCTCGAAACGAGTCCCTACCCGGAGTCCGTCCGGGAAACGGAGGCCTACTCGGTACGGGCCTGGAGGATATTCAGGCCCTTGAGCAGCGTCAAGGCTTCATGCAAAGCGTAGTCCTGGCTCGCGAGCGACTCACCCTCTTCCAGCTTTTCATCCTCGATCACTTCAGGCTGGGCTTCTTCCTGACTGCCGTTGGAGAGGTGATGGTTCAGATCGGCCTCCTTCAGCGGGACAAATTCGTCGTCCACCTTGGTAAAGGTCAGCGCATCGAGCGTAATGTCAGGTTCGATGCCCTCGGCCTGAATCGAACGACCCGAGGGGGTGTAGTAACGAGCGGTCGTCAGCTTCACCGCAGTACTGTTGCTCATCGGGAAGATGGTCTGCACCGATCCCTTGCCGAAGGAAGGCGTGCCCATGATCACCGCGCGCTTGTGGTCCTGCAGGGCGCCGGCCACGATCTCCGAAGCCGAAGCGGAGCCGCTGTTGATCAGCACCACAATCGGTGCCCGCTTGACCACATCTTCCGGAGTGGCATTGAAGCTCAGCTTGGAGTCGGAGGCACGCCCATCGGTATAGACGACCAATCCCTTCTCCAGAAAGGCGTCAGCCACGCCTACGGCAGCGCCCAGCACGCCTCCGGGATTATTGCGCAGATCGAGCACCAGCCCGCGCAGGCTGCCGCCGTTGGCTTTCTTCAGCTCGGAAACGGCCCGCTCTACGTGCTCGGTGGTATGGTTCTGGAAATTGGTTATGCGCAGATAGCCGTAGCCATCCTCCAGCGTGCGGCTCTTGACGCTCTTCACCTTGATGATGTCACGGGTGATGGTCAATTTGAGCGGCTTGTCTACACCGTCACGAACGATGGTCAGGGTAATGTCGGTACCCGGCTTCCCGCGCATGATCTTTACCGCTTCACTAAGGTCCATTTCCTTGACCGGGGCTTCATCAAGGCGGATCACCAGGTCACCAGCCTTGACGCCGGCTTGCTGGGCGGGAGTGTCATCGATGGGCGAGACCACCTTCACAAAGCCGTCTTCCATGCCCACTTCGATACCCAGGCCGCCGAACTCGCCGCTCGTCCCGACCTGGAGTTCGTGGAACTCTTCCTCATTCATGTACGCGGAGTGGGGATCGAGGCCGCTCAACATGCCGCGAATGGCGTATTCGAGCAACTGTTCGTCGGTGACTTCCTCGACGTAGTCGCCCTTGATTTTGCCGAAGATCTCGCTGAAGGTGCGCAACTCTTCGAGCGGAAGCGTTTTCGACTCCGGCCGATCGGCAAGGACGCTACTGCCCATCCCGAATGAAAAGCCGAGCACCAGTCCCATTGCCAGGATCAGGATGAAACGTGAAGAAGACTTCATGAACCACTCCGGTTAAATGTTTTTCCGCGATTTTCGCGCCGTCCCTGAGGCTTTCGGATTCGCACCCATAGGGAATAGTACTGCAATATAAGATGCTTTCCAGCCTCCCGAGTTCCACCGGGTACGATGGCGCTTTTCAAACTGCGGGACGCGACGGCTTAGCGTCCGCACCAGCTTACCGGATCTTTGGGCCTGCCGTCGTGACGGATCTCGAAATAGAGTGCTGTCCGTTCCTGGCCACCCGTGGAACCCAGCGCAGCGATTATCTCGCCGGCCTCGACCCAGTCCCCTGCTTCCTTATATAGACTCTCATTATGGCCGTAAAGCGTCATATAACCATCATCATGGTCGACAATGACCAGCAAGCCATAGCCCCGCAGCCATTCTGCAAACGCCACTCGCCCACGGGCCACCGACTGCACCGGTTGCCCCTCGTTGCCATCGATTAGCACCCCCTGCCAACGTGAACCGGTCTGCCCACGGGGACTCCCGAACCCCGCCAGAATCCGCCCCTCGCTGGGCCATTTCAGCTGGCCACGGAGTTTACCGAACGGCTGGAAGTCGCCGGCTTCGGGCGGAATATCGGCCAGCGCCTTTGCCAGGGCCCTCAGCAGTCGCTCGAGCTCCTCACGATCGGCACGCATCTGTTCAAGACGTTCGTCCTTGTCACGGATATCCCGCGCAAGCGCGGCGATGATGGTCTGACGTTCTCCGCGGGAGGCCTCCAGTTGCTCGCGCTGCTGCTGCTGCTGGGTCCGTAACCGATCCAGACGGCGGCTCTCATCAGCAATTTCGACTCGAACCGCCTCGAGCCGTTCCAGTGTCGTGAGCAAGGCCTGGATGCGCTCGCTGCGGGCACGGTTGAGGTAGTCGTAATACGTCAGCATCCGCCCGATGGCCGCCGGATCTTCCTGATTGAGCAGGATTTTCAGGTATTCCTGGCGACCGGTGGTGAATGCGGACCGAACCTGCTCTGCCAGCCGATCGCGCTGAGTGTTCACGGTGGCATTGAGTTCCGTACGCTCGGCCTCGAGCTCCTGCAGCTTGAGCAGCTGCCCTTCGAGGCGCTCGTCGAGGCTTCGCAGCCGGAGTTTGACTCCGCCGATAGCCTCTTCAACCTCGCGTAACTGACGGCGCTGCCCGGTATAGCGATCACGGGTAGTGTCCAGATCCTGGCGTAGTTCGGTGATGCGCGCCTGGATTCGCTTGAGCTCTGCCTCCTTGTCCTCACGCTCGCCGGCGCCGGCCGCGCCGGCCAGGAGCAGGGCAACGGCGAACACCAAGCCCGGTAATTTCATTCTTCCTGCCCCATCGTCTGGTGAGCCTGACTATACCCATGGAAGGGCACGGAGAGCCCGGGAGCAATCAGTACCATCGTGCCTAGGAAGCCTTCCCCTGCTCCTCGGCGGGTGACTCGATCAATGAGCGGCCGGTCATCTCCGTGGGCAGGGAGAGGCCCAGCATTTCCAACATGGTGGGGGCAACATCCGCAAGAATGCCCTTTGAGAGCTTGAGCGTGCGGGGGCCGCAGTAGATCAACGGTACGACATTGCCGGTATGAGCCGTATGGGGCTGTCCGGTACCCGTTCCCACCATCTGTTCGGCATTTCCGTGGTCGGCGGTA
Proteins encoded in this region:
- a CDS encoding TRAP transporter substrate-binding protein; this translates as MRRFFLLFTVVFLVAGCSGEPQIRFALEEVEGSVQDAYAQRFKALIEERSEGRIKVNVYPYGALGSSAQLTEQVQNGALQFAFASPGHLGSVVPEVQVFSLHFLFSDDEQVNQQIFTGSGELKRLLGEAYRERNLELLSIVQEGWMVWTGDRPLRSPSDFEGFKIRTMPSPLLVEAYQAYGANPTPMPYSEVYGALQLNMIDGQVNPIFAIEEMSFYEVQEVLTFANHLPFVSTLVANPDFLAGLSESDRELVESVRAELDEEIFELQQRFNRERLETIREESDIQVVRLVEEEREVFRDAAMPVRDSYIKSAGERGAVILKAVTAARNRLEQ
- a CDS encoding TRAP transporter small permease; amino-acid sequence: MIDVPVTDRLLPLITKADRLLEAFERLVLSAGILLMAAVSIANVASRNLLGQSFTFVEELNQILMVLITFVGIGYGVRHARHIRMSALHDQLKGTTRKALMVIVSLGTGLLLLVLAWYAVQYVIGVHRTGSVTPAMRIPLYLIYAWVPVGFVIGGIQYLLAAWRNLTTPGVYLSFQQKEAYEPPAGGET
- a CDS encoding TRAP transporter large permease — encoded protein: MVFLLFGVMIVLLFMGFPMMIPLIAAALAMMWVYFPFTDPAILIQQMIGGVSPAVLTAVPMFIFAADIMTKGHTADRLLDLVMRFVGHVRGGLPITTALSCTLFGAVSGSTQATVVAMGGPLRPKLLEAGYRDSFAIALIINASDIALLIPPSIGMIIYGVVSGTSVGELFIAGIGPGLLVLVLFSTYAYVISRIQKVPVQARAGWGLRWQAVKKAALPLGFPVIIIGGIYSGIFSPTEAAAVSVLYALILELFVFRAVAFRELPSLALSTGLITAVVFILVAAGTAFSWTISFAQIPDQLLGGLIAEAAGNPQLVLAVIAVAFFVGCMFVDPIVVILILTPIFAPVVDRAGIDPVLVGTLVTLQAAIGSATPPFGCDIFTAMAIFRRPYLEIIRGTPPFIFMLLIASVLLIAFPSIALFLRDLAFR
- a CDS encoding DJ-1 family glyoxalase III encodes the protein MASVLVPLAEGCEELEAVTIIDLLVRGGIDVLTAGLTEGPVKASRGVTLLPDTTLTEALAHDFDMVVLPGGAPGAERLDNDPRIGELLKKMASKERYIAAICAAPKVLANAGLLTGRQATSFPGFIDTMEFSNLTYLEDPVVQDGKVVTSRGPGTAMDFALHLVELLAGKAKRDEVEASLQRP
- a CDS encoding divergent polysaccharide deacetylase family protein, encoding MLFRTLMAALLGAAISFSASADDAPRIAIIIDDLGDRLPEGRRVIRLPGALTFALLPHTPHSRSLARLAHSLGKEVMLHLPMDSMNRDPLGPGGLTLDMTHQTFRRTLLDGLKSVPHVRGVNNHMGSLLTRHPGHMGWLMAELAATGDLYFVDSRTDRRSVAVPIAEEYGLSVTHRDVFLDNVRDHDAIARQFRKAIAIAGKTGAAIAIGHPYPETIEALQKLLPQLEAEGIRLVPVSELIHRRNERSIEQWQASLYRSQRAAKNSKP
- a CDS encoding S41 family peptidase, with amino-acid sequence MKSSSRFILILAMGLVLGFSFGMGSSVLADRPESKTLPLEELRTFSEIFGKIKGDYVEEVTDEQLLEYAIRGMLSGLDPHSAYMNEEEFHELQVGTSGEFGGLGIEVGMEDGFVKVVSPIDDTPAQQAGVKAGDLVIRLDEAPVKEMDLSEAVKIMRGKPGTDITLTIVRDGVDKPLKLTITRDIIKVKSVKSRTLEDGYGYLRITNFQNHTTEHVERAVSELKKANGGSLRGLVLDLRNNPGGVLGAAVGVADAFLEKGLVVYTDGRASDSKLSFNATPEDVVKRAPIVVLINSGSASASEIVAGALQDHKRAVIMGTPSFGKGSVQTIFPMSNSTAVKLTTARYYTPSGRSIQAEGIEPDITLDALTFTKVDDEFVPLKEADLNHHLSNGSQEEAQPEVIEDEKLEEGESLASQDYALHEALTLLKGLNILQARTE
- a CDS encoding murein hydrolase activator EnvC family protein, encoding MKLPGLVFAVALLLAGAAGAGEREDKEAELKRIQARITELRQDLDTTRDRYTGQRRQLREVEEAIGGVKLRLRSLDERLEGQLLKLQELEAERTELNATVNTQRDRLAEQVRSAFTTGRQEYLKILLNQEDPAAIGRMLTYYDYLNRARSERIQALLTTLERLEAVRVEIADESRRLDRLRTQQQQQREQLEASRGERQTIIAALARDIRDKDERLEQMRADREELERLLRALAKALADIPPEAGDFQPFGKLRGQLKWPSEGRILAGFGSPRGQTGSRWQGVLIDGNEGQPVQSVARGRVAFAEWLRGYGLLVIVDHDDGYMTLYGHNESLYKEAGDWVEAGEIIAALGSTGGQERTALYFEIRHDGRPKDPVSWCGR